From the genome of Amylibacter sp. IMCC11727:
AAGGCCTCGCATTTTGCGGGGCCTTTTTTACATCATGGCTCAAAAACAGCGCATCCAGAATTATTCATTTTCAAATCTCACAGCCGCCACAACAAATTGTGCGCTTTAATTTCAAAGACTTAACACCATTTTTACTGTGGAATCTGTTGCCTTTTCACGACGCACTCCGCTTTGGAAACCGAAACGTTAAACCGTGTGAATTTTCGTTGGCTTGTTCCAAAAACCACCGCTTCCTAGACCGAATTTACCAAAAATAAGGAACTCGGAAATGAATACATTCAAAACAACCGCTCTCACCCTCGGCGCCTTGTTGGTGTCTTCTGCGGCTTTCGCAGACGGCCATTCAAACGCACCTAAATTCTATGGTCATGTCTTTGGTGGATACACCAATGCGCCTGATCTTTCCTTTTCTGGAACGATTGGCGGTGCCCCGCAAACTGTGGCCACAGAATTCGGGTCGGGCTATAACTTCGGTATTGCTGTTGGTAAAAACATCGGCGCGTGGTCGAACAGTAAAATCAACACCCGTGCGGAAATCGAATTGTCCTACAGCCGCGCAAACGTGGATGCGATCGACTTTTCTGGAAATGGTGTAGGGTTTGAACCAAACACATCTGGCAGTATTTCCACCACGAACCTGTTTGCCAACGTTCTGTTCGATTTCAAGACCTCAACGAAATGGACCCCATACGCAGGCTTTGGCGCTGGTGTCGCATTCGTCGACAATGATCTCGTCTATGGTCCAAACGTTCGTATTTCTGACAGCGATCAAGCTTTTGCCGCACAGCTGATTGCTGGCACATCTTATGAACTGTCAGAGCAAATGGACCTCACCTTTGACGCACGATATTCCCGTGCATTCAACGTGTCCTCCTCTCGGTTGAACGGCGCAGGCGCGTCCACGGGCACAGTGACCGAAGACGTGGACAATCTGCGCGTTAACGTCGGTGTGCGCTTTAAATTCTAACCACACCCCAAGCGTTTCGCGAAATACAAGGTGCACGTTTCGCGAAACGCACCCGAATAAAGACACTCAACACCCGCATTAAAACTGTTCAATCACGCCCTCATCCCAAAACCGTGTCTTATCGTTATTTGAAACGTGAACATGATTCACGTTTACTGATTTCAACAAAACTTTCTTGGAAAGGAACTGAATATGACACTGGTAAAAACTCTGATCCGCCCCGTGATTATTGGCGCGACAGCTCTCTCTCTCACCGCTCCAATGGCTCAGGCGGATGGCAAAGATGTTGCGCTGGGACTTGTCGGCGGATTGATCATTGGCAAAGTCATCGCTGACAGCCAACAAGACCGCGCCGAAAATCAATACGTTTACACCAACCGACACAAAGCACAGCGGCACAAGCATGTGTCCAAGCGGCGTAGCTTTTACAAACGCCATCGT
Proteins encoded in this window:
- a CDS encoding outer membrane beta-barrel protein — translated: MNTFKTTALTLGALLVSSAAFADGHSNAPKFYGHVFGGYTNAPDLSFSGTIGGAPQTVATEFGSGYNFGIAVGKNIGAWSNSKINTRAEIELSYSRANVDAIDFSGNGVGFEPNTSGSISTTNLFANVLFDFKTSTKWTPYAGFGAGVAFVDNDLVYGPNVRISDSDQAFAAQLIAGTSYELSEQMDLTFDARYSRAFNVSSSRLNGAGASTGTVTEDVDNLRVNVGVRFKF